One Endozoicomonas gorgoniicola DNA window includes the following coding sequences:
- the ltrA gene encoding group II intron reverse transcriptase/maturase, which produces MNHDLLSCALEPANLLKAWKQVRSNKGAPGIDGITIKAYPDFARQHWPSARQALLNGTYRPSPVLRAVIEKPDGGERLLGIPTVMDRVIQQAIVQVLSPIFDPDFSPSSFGYRPGRSAQDAVQQVNRYIKQGLHQAVDVDLSKFFDTVSHDVLMSRVSRKIHDKRLLKLIGRYLRAGVMVDGQCYPTRVGMPQGGPLSPLLSNVLLDDLDKELEYRGHCFARYCDDFVILVGSQRAGERVMESITRYLERKLKLRINPTKSKVVKATEAEFLSFTFTGKRIRWSEKSLNRFRRKILKLTSRSWGVSMEYRLKKLAEYIRGWMGYFRITEYYSPIPRLDQWIRRRIRCCFIKQWRKPKTRYRNLIRLGVDHIKAASIAASSKGYYRLSKTYAAQLALNDSFLSKLGLVSLKDLWIRFHHPR; this is translated from the coding sequence TTGAACCACGATCTACTGAGTTGCGCACTGGAACCTGCCAATTTGCTGAAAGCATGGAAACAAGTCAGAAGTAACAAAGGGGCTCCCGGAATAGATGGGATCACCATTAAAGCCTATCCTGACTTTGCCCGTCAGCACTGGCCTTCAGCGCGCCAAGCCTTACTCAATGGGACTTACAGACCATCTCCCGTCCTTCGGGCTGTTATAGAAAAGCCCGATGGTGGAGAACGGTTGCTGGGCATCCCGACAGTCATGGATCGAGTGATACAACAGGCCATTGTGCAGGTATTATCACCCATCTTTGATCCTGACTTCTCTCCCAGCAGCTTCGGTTACAGACCGGGAAGGTCTGCACAAGACGCTGTACAACAGGTTAATCGATACATTAAGCAGGGGCTGCATCAGGCGGTTGATGTTGATCTGAGTAAATTCTTTGATACGGTCAGCCATGATGTTCTTATGTCGAGAGTCTCTCGAAAGATTCACGACAAGCGTCTGTTGAAGCTGATTGGCCGCTACCTTCGTGCTGGCGTCATGGTTGATGGGCAATGCTACCCAACCCGGGTAGGTATGCCACAAGGCGGTCCACTTTCACCGCTGCTGTCGAATGTCCTTCTCGATGACCTGGACAAGGAACTGGAGTACCGGGGGCATTGCTTCGCACGCTACTGCGATGACTTTGTGATCCTCGTTGGCAGCCAGCGAGCCGGGGAGCGAGTGATGGAAAGCATCACACGTTACCTTGAGCGCAAGCTGAAACTGAGGATAAACCCGACAAAGAGCAAGGTGGTGAAAGCTACCGAAGCTGAGTTCCTGAGTTTTACCTTCACAGGGAAGCGAATCCGCTGGTCGGAGAAGAGTCTGAACCGCTTCAGGCGAAAAATCCTGAAACTCACCAGCCGAAGCTGGGGAGTATCGATGGAATATCGCTTGAAGAAGCTGGCCGAATATATCCGGGGCTGGATGGGTTATTTCAGGATAACCGAATATTACAGTCCTATACCGCGACTGGATCAATGGATACGTCGGCGGATTCGCTGTTGTTTTATCAAACAATGGCGAAAGCCGAAAACCCGTTACAGAAATTTGATCAGGTTAGGTGTTGATCACATCAAGGCCGCCTCGATTGCAGCCAGTAGCAAAGGGTATTACCGGCTAAGCAAAACCTATGCGGCACAGTTAGCATTAAACGACAGTTTTCTCAGTAAACTCGGGCTTGTTTCCCTGAAAGACTTGTGGATCAGGTTTCACCACCCTCGGTGA
- a CDS encoding transposase, producing the protein MLTTLGSGAVLGYAVAPHKGKQTGETALFRQLVGHLRANDIVLGDAIFENYFLVALLQLGDIDAVFEKNGARHVDFRQCDQKLGKKDGLIRLEKPPRPDWMSREYYDQWVPDELMVRIVKSKKRIIVTTLLDADKYPRSEIVSLYLARWHIELDLRSIKCLMKMDVLRCKTPEMVRKEITVHLLVYNLIRTLMAQAATGLRKQAREMSFKAAQETIQEFHVLLLQTEISLLPKLVKHMVQIVSEHIVGNRPGRSEPRAVKRRPKPHKRLQHSRAEARRLTEYQRGKA; encoded by the coding sequence GTGCTTACGACATTGGGCAGTGGTGCGGTATTGGGCTACGCTGTCGCCCCGCACAAAGGCAAACAGACTGGTGAAACCGCACTGTTCAGGCAGCTTGTAGGACACCTCAGAGCCAACGATATCGTTCTTGGGGACGCTATCTTTGAAAATTATTTTTTGGTCGCACTACTCCAGTTAGGTGACATCGATGCTGTCTTCGAAAAAAACGGTGCTCGTCATGTGGATTTCAGGCAATGCGATCAGAAGCTGGGCAAAAAAGATGGGCTGATACGTCTGGAGAAACCTCCACGCCCGGACTGGATGAGCCGTGAGTACTACGACCAGTGGGTTCCTGATGAATTGATGGTCAGGATTGTGAAAAGCAAAAAACGCATTATCGTCACAACCCTGTTGGATGCTGATAAATACCCACGGTCAGAGATTGTGAGCCTTTACCTTGCCCGCTGGCATATTGAGCTGGATTTAAGATCCATCAAATGCCTCATGAAGATGGATGTACTGCGTTGCAAAACACCGGAGATGGTCAGGAAGGAGATTACTGTCCACCTGCTGGTTTACAACCTGATACGAACCCTGATGGCACAAGCCGCAACAGGGCTGAGAAAACAGGCTCGAGAGATGAGCTTTAAGGCAGCGCAGGAAACGATACAGGAGTTTCATGTGCTTCTGCTACAGACAGAGATATCACTACTGCCAAAGCTGGTAAAGCACATGGTACAGATTGTATCGGAGCATATTGTAGGGAACCGACCGGGTCGTAGTGAGCCCAGAGCAGTAAAAAGACGACCAAAGCCCCATAAAAGGCTTCAACACTCAAGAGCAGAAGCACGCAGACTGACCGAGTATCAACGGGGTAAAGCTTAA
- a CDS encoding IS1380 family transposase produces MNKFTQEQLRFHPSNGKTIRADFNGGELSSDFGALMLRETMLHSGIISRLTDGIDDKRHQSYIDHTLQELIAQRVLQMACGYEDANDSNHLRKDPIFKLANGRNPLDDDNHLASAPTYTRLGQSMTKRDIYNMTKALADHFISSYEYPPLAIIIDLDHTPAITHGGQQMNLFNAKYQDYCYLPLMIFEGLSGKLITSILRPGKTPTGRENAAILQRLIKLIRTRWPKTHLLVRGDSHFAQPELMQVVQDDPHSDYVLGKGAGHKTALRPKAKELLDEARKALDVKTGLAKLNNMPEPERLRLYGETDYQAKSWKGLDTRIIYKAEVNQKGDNPRFIVTSMMEASPEEIYEDLYCPRGQDENFIKHLKSDLSGDRLSDQGFLANHLRMFYACAAYVLHYELRTKALKGTELEKAQPSTVITKLCKVAVKVVEYKDRIKLHLPRSCPIKGLLQHITEVFYSMPLPRPG; encoded by the coding sequence ATGAACAAATTTACACAAGAACAGCTTCGTTTTCACCCCTCCAACGGAAAAACTATCCGGGCAGACTTCAATGGCGGAGAATTATCCTCTGATTTTGGCGCCCTGATGCTACGTGAAACAATGCTTCACAGCGGTATCATATCCAGGCTGACTGACGGCATTGACGATAAACGTCATCAATCCTACATCGACCACACCCTGCAAGAACTCATTGCCCAAAGAGTTTTGCAAATGGCCTGTGGTTATGAAGATGCAAACGACAGCAACCATCTGCGTAAAGACCCAATCTTTAAGCTTGCCAATGGAAGAAACCCACTGGACGATGATAACCATCTGGCTTCCGCTCCAACGTATACAAGGCTTGGTCAGTCCATGACCAAACGGGATATTTATAATATGACCAAAGCACTGGCTGATCACTTCATCAGCAGTTATGAATACCCGCCATTAGCCATCATTATCGACCTGGATCATACGCCTGCTATCACCCATGGCGGCCAGCAGATGAACCTGTTCAACGCCAAATATCAAGACTACTGTTACTTGCCCTTAATGATCTTTGAGGGGCTCAGCGGCAAGCTGATCACTTCGATCCTGCGTCCTGGAAAAACACCCACAGGCCGAGAGAATGCAGCTATTCTCCAGCGCCTCATTAAGCTGATCCGTACAAGATGGCCGAAAACCCATTTACTGGTTCGTGGGGATAGCCACTTTGCCCAACCAGAGTTAATGCAGGTTGTTCAGGATGACCCTCACTCCGACTACGTGCTGGGAAAAGGCGCAGGACACAAGACGGCCTTGCGACCTAAAGCCAAAGAGTTGCTGGATGAAGCGCGGAAAGCTCTCGACGTTAAAACCGGGCTGGCAAAACTGAACAACATGCCAGAGCCTGAGCGACTCAGGCTCTACGGAGAAACGGACTATCAGGCAAAAAGCTGGAAAGGGCTGGACACCCGGATAATCTATAAGGCAGAGGTCAACCAGAAAGGCGACAATCCCCGCTTTATTGTGACTTCGATGATGGAGGCTTCCCCCGAGGAAATATATGAAGACCTTTATTGTCCCAGAGGGCAGGATGAGAACTTCATTAAGCATCTGAAAAGTGATTTGTCCGGTGATCGCTTGTCAGATCAAGGCTTTCTGGCAAATCACCTGAGAATGTTTTACGCCTGCGCTGCTTATGTTCTTCACTATGAGCTGAGAACCAAGGCACTGAAAGGTACGGAGCTGGAAAAGGCACAGCCATCAACCGTGATCACAAAACTTTGTAAGGTCGCGGTTAAAGTGGTTGAGTATAAAGACCGAATCAAACTTCACTTGCCCCGCAGCTGTCCAATAAAAGGGCTTTTGCAGCATATAACCGAAGTCTTTTATTCAATGCCGCTGCCTCGACCGGGATAG
- a CDS encoding type II toxin-antitoxin system HicA family toxin: protein MNAKHRKTLIAIFKDPAPKQLEWKAIEALLIAVGAEVIEGRGSRVRFHKVGEIGTFHRPHPKKEAKPYQVKDARDFLIRIGVRP from the coding sequence ATGAATGCTAAACACCGAAAAACGCTCATAGCGATATTTAAAGATCCAGCTCCAAAACAGCTGGAATGGAAAGCCATAGAAGCTCTCCTTATCGCTGTCGGAGCCGAAGTTATCGAGGGGCGCGGATCGCGTGTAAGGTTCCACAAGGTTGGGGAAATTGGAACTTTCCACAGACCACACCCGAAAAAAGAGGCAAAGCCGTATCAGGTGAAAGATGCACGAGATTTCCTAATCAGAATTGGAGTCAGGCCATGA
- a CDS encoding type II toxin-antitoxin system HicB family antitoxin, which produces MNTMTHKGYAASIEYSDDDECFIGHIAGIKDRVGFHGESVTELKDAFHEAVEDYLETCAAVGKEPQKPYSGKLMLRIPPELHATIATAAQVSGQSINQWISRALVQASRI; this is translated from the coding sequence ATGAACACAATGACACATAAAGGTTATGCAGCCAGCATAGAATACAGTGACGATGATGAATGCTTTATTGGTCATATTGCAGGCATCAAGGATCGAGTTGGTTTTCATGGAGAGTCAGTAACAGAACTCAAGGATGCCTTCCACGAGGCAGTTGAAGATTATCTCGAAACTTGCGCAGCGGTTGGTAAAGAACCTCAGAAACCATATTCAGGCAAGCTGATGCTCCGCATTCCTCCAGAGCTTCATGCTACGATTGCAACAGCCGCCCAGGTTAGTGGTCAAAGCATTAACCAATGGATTTCAAGAGCATTGGTTCAAGCTTCTCGCATATAA